A window of the Gossypium arboreum isolate Shixiya-1 chromosome 2, ASM2569848v2, whole genome shotgun sequence genome harbors these coding sequences:
- the LOC108466809 gene encoding senescence associated gene 20: protein MESKKNEAMVSNPEMQNKAIVDTLYKALAHGDTSTVVKLLTTDLEWWFHGPPRCHHMMRVLTGESSHSEFMFEPRSIEVVGDCVIAEGWEGAQVYWVHVWTLKDGLITQFREYFNTWLTVRDVKPPRWEIGHDNHTLWQSQPRDLARRSLPGLLLAI from the coding sequence ATGGAATCCAAAAAGAATGAAGCTATGGTCTCAAACCCAGAAATGCAAAATAAGGCAATTGTGGATACACTTTATAAAGCATTGGCACATGGTGACACCAGCACCGTTGTCAAACTTCTAACAACTGACCTGGAATGGTGGTTCCATGGGCCTCCTCGGTGCCACCATATGATGCGGGTGCTCACCGGGGAGTCCAGCCACAGCGAGTTTATGTTCGAGCCTAGGAGCATCGAGGTGGTTGGTGATTGCGTGATTGCAGAGGGTTGGGAAGGAGCACAAGTGTATTGGGTACATGTATGGACATTGAAAGACGGATTAATTACCCAATTTAGGGAGTACTTTAATACATGGCTGACTGTGAGGGATGTGAAGCCGCCTCGGTGGGAAATCGGGCACGACAACCACACTCTGTGGCAGAGCCAGCCTAGGGACTTGGCACGCCGCTCATTGCCTGGCCTTTTGCTGGCCATATAG
- the LOC108462351 gene encoding pentatricopeptide repeat-containing protein At2g38420, mitochondrial produces MARRSPNFFLRKHRKWPLISSHKTKWRQAFTQNQHMVSFKQLVAQHNPLQPDFVPSLLRSLSLYNLHQSPQAYHFLIKTLLHNRHFHHIPSLLHHLQLQHFQTPEYIFTHLVKFYGNANRIQDAVDIFYRIPQFRCFPSAYSLNALLALLCRSQRGLKLLPQVLLNSLHMNIRLEESTFRLLVCTLCRMKKVAYAIEILQRMLDDGLGANDKVFAFVLSSVCAEGDLDGEDVIGFWRGLRKLGFSPAMGDYDGVIRFLVKKGRGLDAWDVLNQMKSDGIKPGIISYTMVLNGLTAEGDYVLADELFDELLTLGLVPNVYTYKAYVDALCKQNKVEEGIKMVACMEELGCKPNVLIYNTLLRTISKAGEISRARELVKEMKYKGIEMNWVSYTIIIDGLVSNGEILEACALVEEVLHKCIFIKSLTFDEVICGLCQRGLVCKALELLGKMVERSISPGARVWEALLLSSGPKFHLVNPL; encoded by the coding sequence ATGGCGAGGAGATCTCCCAACTTTTTCCTAAGGAAGCACCGAAAATGGCCGCTTATTTCCTCTCACAAAACTAAATGGCGCCAAGCTTTCACCCAAAATCAACACATGGTATCCTTCAAACAACTCGTTGCCCAGCATAACCCTCTTCAACCTGACTTTGTCCCCTCTCTATTACGCTCTCTTAGCCTCTACAACCTCCACCAATCCCCTCAAGCCTATCATTTTCTCATCAAAACCTTGCTCCATAATCGACACTTCCACCACATTCCTTCCCTGCTCCATCACCTCCAACTCCAACACTTTCAAACGCCCGAGTACATTTTTACCCACCTCGTCAAATTCTATGGCAACGCTAATAGAATCCAGGACGCGGTTGATATTTTCTACCGAATACCCCAATTCAGGTGCTTCCCTTCAGCTTATTCTCTCAATGCTTTACTCGCACTTCTTTGTAGAAGCCAACGTGGCCTTAAGCTACTCCCTCAGGTTCTCTTAAACAGTCTGCATATGAACATAAGACTGGAAGAATCTACTTTCCGTCTACTAGTTTGCACTCTTTGTAGAATGAAAAAGGTTGCTTATGCTATAGAGATTCTACAACGTATGTTAGACGATGGACTTGGTGCCAATGATAAAGTTTTCGCTTTTGTGCTGTCATCAGTTTGTGCTGAGGGTGATTTGGATGGTGAAGACGTTATTGGTTTTTGGAGGGGATTGCGAAAGCTTGGGTTTTCTCCCGCCATGGGTGACTATGATGGCGTGATTAGGTTTTTGGTGAAAAAAGGGAGAGGCTTGGATGCTTGGGATGTTCTAAATCAAATGAAATCCGATGGAATAAAGCCTGGTATTATATCTTACACTATGGTCTTAAATGGGTTAACTGCTGAAGGAGATTACGTATTGGCAGATGAGCTGTTTGATGAATTGCTTACGTTGGGTTTGGTTCCAAATGTTTATACTTATAAAGCCTATGTAGATGCTTTATGCAAGCAAAATAAAGTTGAAGAGGGTATCAAGATGGTAGCCTGTATGGAGGAGTTAGGGTGCAAACCTAATGTTCTCATTTATAATACGTTATTGAGGACAATTTCTAAGGCTGGTGAGATAAGTAGAGCTAGGGAGCTTGTTAAAGAGATGAAATATAAGGGCATTGAAATGAATTGGGTTTCATATACGATAATAATTGATGGTTTGGTAAGTAATGGTGAAATTCTTGAAGCATGTGCTTTGGTGGAGGAAGTGTTGCACAAGTGTATTTTCATCAAGAGTTTGACATTTGATGAGGTAATCTGTGGCCTATGCCAAAGAGGATTAGTTTGCAAGGCACTGGAATTGCTTGGGAAAATGGTTGAAAGGAGTATTTCTCCCGGGGCTAGGGTTTGGGAAGCACTTCTTCTTAGCTCTGGACCCAAATTTCATTTGGTAAATCCACTTTAA
- the LOC108467108 gene encoding uncharacterized protein LOC108467108, protein MVGFSSQTESWVATRNSIYESQKEADSFELDLKRLDLIKIDQEDEDNNINNQDKISTTKKNKKKNQVLLEGYVEAVDEEDELKRTKSLTDDDLDELKGCLDLGFGFSYEEIPELCNTLPALELCYSMSQKYLDDHQHHASPDTTATPEPVANWKISSPGDHPEDVKARLKFWAQAVACTVKLCN, encoded by the exons ATGGTAGGATTTTCTTCCCAAACAGAATCTTGGGTTGCCACCAGAAACTCAATCTACGAATCCCAGAAAGAGGCAGATAGCTTCGAATTGGATCTAAAACGTCTAGATTTGATAAAGATAGATCAAGAAGACGAGGATAATAATATTAACAACCAAGATAAGATTAGCACCACCAAGAAGAATAAGAAGAAAAATCAGGTGTTGCTGGAGGGGTACGTGGAGGCGGTTGATGAGGAGGATGAACTGAAGAGGACAAAGAGCTTGACCGATGATGATCTAGACGAACTAAAGGGGTGTTTAGATCTGGGGTTTGGCTTCAGCTACGAGGAGATTCCTGAGCTTTGCAACACCTTGCCTGCACTTGAGCTATGTTACTCTATGTCTCAGAAGTACTTGGATGACCACCAGCACCATGCATCTCCAGACACCACCGCTACCCCCGAACCCGTCGCCAATTGGAAGATCTCTAGTCCTG GTGACCATCCAGAAGATGTTAAAGCAAGGCTTAAATTCTGGGCACAAGCTGTGGCCTGCACTGTCAAACTGTGCAACTAA
- the LOC108466933 gene encoding isoleucine--tRNA ligase, cytoplasmic, with protein sequence MEEVCEGKDFSFPSQEEHILSYWSQIDAFKGQLARTQNLPEYIFYDGPPFATGLPHYGHILAGTIKDIVTRFQSMTGHHVTRRFGWDCHGLPVENEIDRKLGIKRRDQILEMGIDKYNEECRSIVTRYVEEWETIITRTGRWIDFKNDYKTMDLKFMESVWWVFAQLYQKGLIYKGFKVMPYSTGCKTPLSNFEAGENYKLVPDPEIMVAFPIVGDPDNAAFVAWTTTPWTLPSNLALCVNANFVYVKVRNKYSGKIYVVAESRLSELPTEKPKPNAANGPSGDSKKSKSKGSSGEKTKDSAADSFEVLEKFSGASLVGKKYEPLFNYFLEFSDAAFRVIADNYVTDDSGTGIVHCAPAFGEDDYRVCIGNQIINKGENLIVAVDDDGCFTGKITDFSGCYVKDADKDIIEALKAKGRLVKQGTFTHSYPFCWRSDTPLIYRAVPSWFVRVEQLKEQLLDNNKQTYWVPDYVKDKRFHNWLENARDWAISRSRFWGTPIPVWISEDGEEVIVMDSVEKLERLSGAKVFDLHRHNIDHITIPSSRGPEFGVLRRIDDVFDCWFESGSMPYAYIHYPFENVELFEKNFPGHFVAEGLDQTRGWFYTLMVLSTALFGKPAFRNLICNGLVLAEDGKKMSKRLKNYPSPMEVINDYGADALRLYLINSPVVRAETLRFKKDGVFGVVKDVFLPWYNAYRFLVQNAKRLEYEGSAPFVPIAVAVIQKSSNVLDQWINSATQSLVHFVREEMDAYRLYTVVPYLLKFLDNLTNIYVRFNRKRLKGRTGEEDCRMALSTLYNVLLTSCKVMAPFTPFFTEVLYQNMRKICDGAEESIHYCSFPQEEGKRGERIEESVARMMKIIDLARNIRERHNKPLKTPLREMVVVHPDEDFLGDIVGKLREYVLEELNIRSLVTCKDTLKYASIRAEPDFSVLGKRLGKAMGAVAKVIKAMSQEDILALTKAGEVTIATHCLKLTDIKLVREFKHPGGMTDKEMDAAGDGDVLVVLDICPDESLFEAGVAREVVNRIQKSRKKAGLEPTDMVEVYFESLDEDKSVIQQVLNSQENYIKDAIGSPLLSSDIMPLHAVVLSEEIFHGIYNMSFKISLVRPALVFKANSILNLYAGNSKFAQGLQIYLLSRDHSCLKSEFQLGRGKIKVDCIENLPAVEVKLGEHVFLTVGDYYLTERKSH encoded by the exons ATGGAGGAGGTGTGCGAGGGAAAGGACTTCTCCTTCCCTTCCCAAGAGGAGCACATACTATCATACTGGTCCCAAATAGATGCCTTCAAGGGTCAGCTGGCTCGCACCCAAAACTTGCCTGAATACATCTTTTATGACGGTCCACCCTTCGCCACCGGTCTCCCTCATTATGGCCACATCCTCGCTGGCACCATTAAAGATATTGTCACTCGCTTCCAGTCTATGACTGGACATCATGTCACCCGCCGTTTTGGTTGGGACTGCCATGGTCTCCCCGTAGAGAACGAAATCGACCGCAAGCTCGGAATTAAGCGCCGCGATCAAATTCTGGAGATGGGTATCGATAAGTACAATGAGGAATGCAGGAGTATAGTCACTAGGTATGTCGAGGAGTGGGAGACTATCATTACCAGGACTGGGCGTTGGATCGAtttcaaaaatgattataagaccATGGACTTGAAGTTTATGGAGTCCGTGTGGTGGGTTTTTGCTCAGCTTTACCAAAAGGGACTTATCTATAAAGGATTTAAG GTCATGCCTTATAGTACTGGGTGCAAGACCCCGCTGTCTAATTTTGAAGCTGGTGAGAACTACAAG CTTGTGCCTGATCCTGAAATAATGGTGGCTTTCCCCATAGTTGGTGATCCAGATAACGCTGCTTTCGTGGCTTGGACAACAACACCATGGACCCTTCCTAGTAATCTTGCACTTTGTGTCAACGCAAATTTTGTCTATGTAAAG GTTCGCAATAAGTACTCTGGAAAAATCTATGTGGTTGCTGAGTCAAGGTTGTCTGAGCTTCCAACTGAGAAACCAAAGCCAAATGCTGCTAATGGGCCTTCTGGTGATTCCAAGAAATCTAAGAGCAAAGGATCTTCTGGTGAAAAGACTAAAGATTCTGCAGCAGATTCCTTTGaagttttagaaaaattttctggGGCTTCACTAGTGGGGAAAAA GTATGAACCATTGTTCAACTACTTCTTGGAGTTCTCAGATGCCGCTTTTAGGGTGATTGCTGACAATTATGTGACAGATGACAGTGGTACTGGAATTGTACACTGTGCTCCTGCATTTGGTGAAGACGATTACCGAGTTTGCATTGGGAATCAAATAATCAATAAG GGTGAGAATCTGATTGTAGCAGTTGATGATGATGGTTGCTTTACTGGCAAAATTACTGATTTTAGTGGATGTTATGTTAAGGATGCTGATAAGGATATTATTGAAGCATTGAAG GCAAAAGGCAGGCTTGTTAAGCAGGGAACCTTTACACATTCTTATCCGTTTTGTTGGAGATCTGATACTCCTCTTATTTATAGAGCTGTTCCAAGCTG GTTTGTGCGGGTGGAACAACTGAAAGAGCAATTATTAGATAACAACAAACAGACCTACTGGGTACCTGATTATGTGAAG GATAAACGTTTTCACAATTGGCTGGAAAATGCAAGAGACTGGGCTATTAGTCGAAGTAGATTTTGGGGCACTCCCATTCCTGTGTGGATTAGTGAGGATGGTGAGGAAGTAATAGTCATGGATTCTGTTGAAAAACTCGAAAGGCTTTCTGGTGCTAAG GTCTTTGATCTCCATCGGCACAATATTGATCATATCACTATACCTTCTAGCCGTGGTCCAGAATTTGGTGTGCTACGACGCATAGATGAT GTATTTGATTGTTGGTTTGAGAGTGGATCAATGCCTTATGCTTACATCCATTATCCATTTGAGAATGTTGAactttttgagaaaaattttcctgGGCATTTTGTGGCTGAGGGATTGGATCAAACTCGTGGATG GTTTTACACTCTTATGGTGTTGTCAACTGCATTATTTGGGAAACCTGCATTTAGAAATCTCATTTGCAACGGGCTTGTCCTTGCGGAAGATGGAAAGAAGATGAGTAAAAGATTGAAAAATTATCCTTCACCCATGGAAGTCATTAATGACTATGGGGCT GATGCTTTACGATTGTACCTTATAAACTCCCCAGTTGTTCGGGCTGAAACCTTACGCTTTAAAAAAGATGGAGTCTTTGGTGTT GTCAAAGATGTCTTTCTCCCATGGTATAATGCGTATAGGTTCCTTGTTCAGAATGCTAAAAGACTCGAGTATGAGGGTTCTGCCCCATTTGTTCCTATTGCTGTCGCTGTTATTCAGAAGTCATCTAATGTGCTTGACCAATGGATAAACTCTGCAACTCAAAGTCTTGTTCATTTTGTTCGAGAGGAAATGGATGCATATCGACTTTATACG GTGGTGCCATATCTATTGAAGTTTCTTGACAACCTCACAAATATATATGTGAGATTCAACCGTAAGAGACTCAAAGGCCGTACTGGAGAGGAAGACTGCCGTATGGCACTCTCTACTCTTTATAAT GTGCTTCTGACTTCATGTAAGGTTATGGCCCCCTTTACACCATTCTTCACTGAGGTTCTTTATCAAAACATGCGAAAAATCTGTGATGGAGCAGAGGAAAGCATCCATTATTGTAGTTTCCCTCAAGAAGAAGGAAAG AGGGGGGAGCGAATTGAAGAAAGTGTGGCCAGAATGATGAAGATAATTGACCTGGCCCGCAACATTCGCGAGCGTCACAACAAGCCTCTCAAAACACCTCTGAG GGAGATGGTAGTTGTTCATCCGGATGAGGACTTTCTTGGTGACATAGTTGGCAAATTAAGAGAG TATGTACTGGAGGAGCTCAATATAAGGTCTCTTGTTACATGTAAAGACACTTTGAAGTATGCATCCATTCGCGCAGAGCCTGATTTTAG cgTATTAGGTAAGCGACTAGGAAAGGCTATGGGAGCTGTTGCCAAGGTAATCAAAGCCATGTCTCAGGAAGATATCTTAGCTCTTACGAAAGCTGGAGAGGTGACTATTGCTACACACTGTTTGAAGCTGACTGATATTAAG CTTGTGCGGGAATTTAAACATCCTGGTGGCATGACAGATAAAGAGATGGATGCAGCTGGAGATG GTGATGTTTTGGTGGTTTTGGATATATGTCCTGATGAGTCATTGTTTGAAGCTGGTGTTGCACGTGAG GTGGTTAATAGAATTCAAAAATCACGAAAGAAAGCTGGCCTTGAGCCGACAGATATGGTGGAGGTCTACTTTGAGTCATTGGATGAAGACAAGTCAGTCATCCAGCAAGTTTTAAACTCACAG GAAAACTACATTAAGGATGCAATTGGATCTCCGTTGCTTTCCTCTGACATTATGCCTCTCCATGCA GTGGTGCTTAGCGAAGAGATTTTCCATGGCATCTataacatgtcatttaaaatAAGCTTGGTCAGACCAGCCCTTGTTTTCAAAGCAAATTCTATTCTCAACTTATATGCAG GAAATTCTAAATTTGCACAAGGCCTGCAGATTTACCTTCTGTCAAGGGACCATTCCTGTTTGAAGTCGGAGTTTCAGCTTGGCCGTGGCAAG ATAAAGGTTGATTGCATTGAGAACTTGCCCGCAGTGGAAGTGAAGCTGGGAGAACATGTCTTCTTGACAGTGGGTGATTACTATTTGACAGAACGGAAGAGCCATTGA
- the LOC108466934 gene encoding inactive glucose-1-phosphate adenylyltransferase small subunit 2, chloroplastic, which produces MPQTSLMMTLQFCSSGTPVNIQAKHFIIPGLGRYDHKYSPKLPSKFPKASIFNSHQIPNPILHHPPVNQSVAAIVFGDGSESRLYPLTKRRSEGAIPIASNYRLIDAVVSNCINSNINKIYALTQFNSTSLNSHLSRAYSGAGLGKEGFVEVIAAYQSPEDQGWFQGTADAIRRCLWVLEEYPVAEFLVLPGHHLYKMDFQKVIESHRNRKSDITIVASNGITKRDQDPGVGVLKINTENQVMQYSLKSNKEPVNSAVAETFTRCSDSSYSYIPSMGIYLINRATMVNLLNNHFPKAMDFGTEVIRGALSLGMKVEAYLFEGYWEDMGSIEAFYQANMECIKKLNTGYNFCDRDSPVYTLPRNLPPTIVNDAMITDSVIGDGCILNRCKIKSSVVGMRTKIGDGAIIEDSVIMGSDVYQIEDGRESSIKSTSVPIGIGENTEIRKAIVDKNARIGKNVKIINKDNVEEGDREANGYIISGRIMVVLRSAEIPDNSIL; this is translated from the exons ATGCCACAGACTTCTCTGATGATGACATTGCAGTTTTGTTCCTCTGGTACCCCAGTAAATATCCAGGCGAAGCATTTCATTATTCCAGGATTGGGTCGTTATGATCACAAGTACTCACCAAAGCTTCCTTCTAAGTTCCCGAAAGCATCCATATTCAACTCGCATCAAATTCCGAATCCTATTTTGCACCATCCACCAGTAAATCAG AGTGTTGCTGCAATAGTATTTGGAGACGGATCAGAGTCAAGGCTTTACCCATTGACAAAGAGAAGATCAGAAGGGGCTATTCCCATAGCATCTAACTACAGACTCATTGATGCAGTTGTTAGCAACTGCATTAACAGCAACATAAATAAGATTTATGCTCTCACACAATTCAACTCTACTTCTCTCAATTCCCATCTGTCAAGAGCCTATTCTGGAGCAGGTCTAGGGAAAGAAGGGTTTGTCGAAGTGATTGCAGCATATCAGAGCCCTGAAGATCAGGGTTGGTTTCAG GGAACAGCTGATGCTATAAGACGATGCCTATGGGTCCTAGAAGAGTATCCAGTAGCGGAGTTTCTGGTCCTTCCTGGCCATCATCTCTATAAAATGGACTTCCAAAAGGTGATAGAATCCCATCGCAACAGAAAATCCGACATAACTATTGTTGCTTCAAATGGTATTACCAAGAGAGATCAAGACCCAGGTGTTGGTGTACTGAAAATAAATACGGAAAATCAAGTCATGCAGTATAGTTTGAAGTCAAATAAAGAACCCGTGAACTCTGCAGTA GCTGAAACTTTTACCAGATGCAGTGACTCTAGTTATAGTTATATTCCAAGTATGGGAATCTACCTCATCAATAGAGCTACAATGGTAAATCTTCTGAATAATCATTTCCCCAAGGCAATGGACTTTGGGACTGAAGTGATACGAGGTGCACTATCTCTAGGAATGAAG GTTGAGGCATATCTGTTTGAAGGCTATTGGGAGGACATGGGGAGCATTGAAGCATTTTACCAAGCAAATATGGAATGCATAAAGAAACTAAACACAGGATACAA CTTCTGTGATAGAGATTCTCCAGTCTATACTTTACCTCGAAATCTGCCTCCTACCATCGTAAATGATGCCATGATAACAGATAGTGTGATTGGAGATGGTTGCATTCTCAAC AGGTGCAAGATCAAAAGTTCAGTGGTTGGAATGAGGACGAAAATTGGAGATGGAGCAATCATTGAAGACTCGGTGATCATGGGCTCTGACGTATATCAG ATTGAAGATGGCAGAGAGAGCAGCATTAAGAGTACGAGCGTACCGATAGGGATTGGTGAGAATACTGAAATTAGAAAAGCCATTGTAGATAAAAACGCAAGGATCGGGAAAAATGTTAAG ATTATCAACAAAGATAATGTGGAAGAAGGGGATAGGGAGGCCAATGGTTATATAATCAGTGGGAGAATTATGGTTGTTCTTAGAAGCGCAGAGATTCCAGACAACAGCATCTTATGA
- the LOC108467229 gene encoding biotin synthase, mitochondrial, with translation MLSIRSLTTTKLVVRSCSYYYSSSTASAAAVEAERTIREGPRNDWTRQQIDSIYHSPLLDLLFRGAQVHRYAHNFREVQQCTLLSIKTGGCSEDCSYCPQSSRYHTGLKPHKLMTKDAVMQAAKQAKEAGSTRFCMGAAWRDTVGRKTNFNHILEYVKEIRDMGMEVCCTLGMLEKQQALELKKAGLTAYNHNLDTSKEYYPNVITTRTYDERLETLQHVREAGINVCSGGIIGLGEAVEDRVGLLHTLATLPTHPESVPINALVAVKGTPLQDQKPVEIWEMIRMIASARIVMPKSMVRLSAGRVRFSMPEQALCFLAGANSIFTGEKLLTTPNNDYDADQVMFKILGLIPKAPSFSEEEAENCDEAVSTSG, from the exons atgttgtCCATTCGATCCCTTACTACTACCAAGTTGGTGGTGAGAAGCTGTAGTTACTACTATTCTTCTTCCACTGCATCGGCTGCGGCTGTTGAAGCTGAGAGAACTATCCGGGAAGGCCCTAGGAACGACTGGACTCGCCAACAGATCGACTCCATCTACCATTCTCCCCTTCTTGATCTCCTTTTCCGTGGA GCTCAAGTTCACAGATATGCTCATAACTTCAGAGAGGTGCAGCAGTGTACTCTCCTCTCAATCAAGACTGGTGGATGTAGCGAGGATTGTTCCTATTGCCCTCAATCCTCTAGGTACCATACTGGCCTAAAGCCCCACAAGCTCATGACCAAGGATGCCGTTATGCAGGCAGCTAAACAG GCTAAAGAGGCTGGTAGTACACGCTTTTGCATGGGTGCAGCATGGAGAGACACAGTCGGAAGGAAAACTAACTTCAACCATATTCTTGAATATGTAAAAGAAATTAG GGATATGGGGATGGAGGTGTGTTGCACTTTGGGCATGCTGGAGAAGCAGCAAGCACTTGAACTTAAGAAGGCAGGTCTTACAGCTTACAACCATAATCTCGATACTTCAAAAGAATATTATCCCAACGTTATTACAACAAGAACCTATGATGAgcggttggaaacccttcaacaTGTCCGTGAAGCAGGAATTAATGTCTGTTCAG GGGGCATTATAGGGCTTGGAGAAGCAGTAGAGGACCGGGTTGGTTTATTGCACACATTGGCTACACTCCCCACTCACCCAGAGAGTGTTCCCATTAATGCCTTGGTTGCAGTGAAAGGCACACCTCTTCAAGATCAAAAG CCAGTGGAAATATGGGAGATGATTCGGATGATTGCCTCTGCTCGAATAGTGATGCCGAAATCAATGGTCAGGTTGTCAGCTGGCAGAGTTCGGTTCTCTATGCCAGAGCAGGCGTTATGTTTTCTTGCTGGTGCAAATTCTATCTTCACTGGTGAGAAGCTATTGACAACTCCTAACAATGATTATGATGCTGATCAAGTCATGTTCAAAATCCTTGGACTGATTCCAAAAGCTCCCAGTTTTTCTGAGGAAGAAGCAGAAAATTGTGATGAAGCTGTTTCAACTTCAGGTTGA